The Electrophorus electricus isolate fEleEle1 chromosome 15, fEleEle1.pri, whole genome shotgun sequence genome segment TCCCCTCACATTTTCTCCAGCACTTCCCCTTTCTCCCAGACCCACCCCAGtcagaaaacaacagaatttaaatgaataccaacactaatattaataatatgcacaaaaaggggtggggggattgTCTCTGTGGCCGAGCTGTATCTTAGTGGGTATGTGAGGTATAAATATTAACACAGGCACTATTCTCAGTATTGTCCTAAATGCTGTAACATTTGTATTCAGTTGTTAAACACCTAGTGCTCTCATACAAACATGTCCACAATATTATGCTTATAATATGCTGATGATAATTGCTGTGGTAATCTCTAGCAAATGCTGGGTAGTACTGTGATATTTTCTAAAGGAACCATCTAGCTTCTGTTTGAAAACTCTGAAAAGAAGAGGAAATCTGGGTTAATCAAGTGTGTTGGAGATGATGTCTGGTTGGTCATTCTGCACATTCCCTCGGCCagcttgtgggtgtgtgtaattacagccTTTCAGACCTTTCCTTTCTTGACAGCAGTTAGCATGGAGCATCTGTGAGTGGGCTCATAATTacagtatgtcagtgtgtgaacaTGAAACCCAGGTGGGAACATAAAGCAtgttaacactctctctctccctcccaccagGACCTCATTCGTCGGTCACCTTGCTGGTATCTTAGTTGGCCTTCTCTACACTTCTGGCCCCCTCAAGACACTTATGAAgacatgtgcaggtgtgtgtgtgtgtgtgttttaccctCTTTTGTCTCTTTGATGAGTAGACGTTCAGGTGTAAACAGGATTCCCTACCGAGCGTGTGTTCGCTGAAACAGCTGTGCTGGTATGAaagtgtgcgcgcatgtgtgtgtctgtgtcaggtTTATTTGAAGGGCAGCATTTTGGTTTTCTGGTGCTGCACAGCTTGTGAGAAAATGTGTAAAGTTTTATTTGCTGTAATGTCTTTAAGGAAAAGATTTGATGGTATGCAGACTGCTGTGTGTCattgtatacatgtatgttttctttgcttGGTTGCTCAGTTCTTTCTCTTAGTTACAAGTCAGAATGATTCATAATATAATGCAGCCACCAAAACTCCCAATTTTATTGGCCAACAACCCTCCTCTGGTTCCTCTAGGTTTTATAACATCTAATGGAATCTTTGGCAGACCTTCCACATACTATAACTCTTCAGGTAAACTGAGTCCACGAGCATTTTAAAGGGGGCAGTAGTAATGGAGAGGAGCCCCTGCCAATAGTTACCCAGTCCAATCCCATTCTGCAGGTTACAGCGGATATGGAATGCCGTACCCTTCGAACAATCCGGCCTATTATGGACAGGGCTCAGATGGCTCCTACAGCTCTAGCGCCCCCTACACAAACAGACCCACTGCCCCCCCCCAGCACTCCTACACGGCCGGCCTATCAGAAGAGGAGCAGTATGACGCAGCCATTAGGGCCAGCCTGCGAGATCAAGGTAAGAGGTATTATGGGTAAGAGAGAGATAAGGACTTGGTAAAACTCACATTTTGCACTGGTGGTATTCAACAGACAgtagaccttttttaaaaaaaaaagatttctagatctgatttgatttaatttttgatAAGGCCTAATAACCTAACTAAGCAAGGAGTTCTGGGCATCTGAATGGTTTATTAGCTATTTATGTTGATTAGGCAAAGCCAACATTCAGTTTTTCTATCTACTAATGTTTACTTGTTGTCACATAAGTTACCAGAGTAGAATCTGGCCAACCTAAGCATGGTGGGCActcagtgctgttttttttccctgcagaCTTTAGAGTTTTTTAGAAGGCTTTGTCAAGCCAACATGAATGTAGTGTTAAGAAACACTGATTCTTCATGATTTTCTTGAAAAGATGTTAAAAGATGTTAGTAAGATTTATCTCTATAGTAAAATGTTATCACTAATATGTACGGTAGACATTCATctttgctgtttaaaaaaaaaaaaagacatacaggtatattttaaaatttatattattattattgttcaaGAATTCCTTTTAGGGACAAAGTTTGTGTTTGGTGCCCTCTACTGGTTGTATAATAGACTTGCATTCAGCCCTTCATTTCCATTGTCACTGAGTTTTCTGTAAATATCAAAGGCGTATTTCATTAAGCAGGAGATCTCAGTAAGATGGATAGCTCATACCAAGAGTGAAGAGTTCTTAGTAGAAATGTAGCTTAGCTCTCTTGCAATTAATGAGTTTTGACGTTTGTCTTAAATAACTGAGAAATCCTGTTTGTTAAATACCTCTAAGTGTTTTGACCGACcatgtatttaaatatgtgtCCTGTAGGAGGCTCCACTCAAAGCAGACCTGCATATGGGTTTACGGTCAACTCTGACCCTGCCATAGAAGAAATGCGCCAAATCCGACTTCAGAGATTTGACAGATGAAGTGTGCAAGTTTCACATGAACactgttaaaatgtttacaacCGAAACAACTTAAAACGGCCAAACAGAAGAATAATGGGATTTTCTCTTGCCTAATGAGCATTAAAAAGGATTGTCACTGAGGATTCTTAATCACTGACTGCTTGGCGCCTGTCTGTGTACATAAATACGTAAATATATTTCAGCAGTAACTCATTTAAGTTACTTATCCAGTGATTCAGTTAATTATCCATAAAATTGCAGTCTTAACTTAGCATTGTGGCAGGAAAAAAGCCTGAGCTAGTTTCCCAGATAGAAGACTTTAAGAATAGTAATACCTCAGAATAATTGTTACCTGACATTCTTTATGGAATATTTGTTGCAGTCTGTGTACAGGAAACTCAGCCAATACCTGCTTCCCAAAGTTAGAGCCCTTCTGGTATGTTTAGGGCTGTCATCTATGTCTGTTAAGTGATGGTATGAAGTGAGAAAGTTGTTCCAGCAGATGCTTGGCAGGCAGTAGCTCTCTGCTGTCTCAGTAGGCTGCACTGTAAAATGTGGGTGGAGCCATTTCCCTTCATTTCACAAACAGTGGGGCTCTTAACTTATTTTTGCTTCTAATAGgacaaaagtttatttttgtaaagagtgaataaatcacattttggtgatattttgaaactgaatttctttttaaGATCCCCCCCACTGTTTTAAATTCCATGATTCCACTCTTGCAATTGCACCAAAGCAATGACTGTATAAAACCAATTCAGTGAAATAAATTCAGATATGAGCTGTAGAAATCATCTATATTGTTCTTGTAATCAGATACATTATATGGTTCACATTCTCCAACCGGTTTTATTGTAAATACAGTTTCACATTTACACTCCCTGGCCACAGAATTAGGTGTAGTATGTCAGTGCATTTTAGTAGTGCACAGACTCTTGACTCTGTCATTCGCAGTGCAATATTCATTAGCTACCCTCtaccctgttcatcactggcCACTTTCTGACCACACAACCCCTGGTGACcgtgactgggtgactgggcATCATTGCTGTTATAGTTCTGGTGTCATTCTGGGTATAGGGCTGTTAGTGGGGTGGGGTTCCCTCTGTGTGAAAATTAAGTGCATGCCTAATGACCAGGAAAGCTCTAGCCAACAGGGGTTCTGTGGTCAGACTGGACCTGAAGCGCTAATGAAGGAACAGAGGACAACAAGCACATATTGTGCATGGAAACAGAAGGACCATTGACTCTTAACTGTACATGTACAAGGTGCTATAAGAAGTGAGTACACAGCAGTATTATTTCGTTTAATAActacacaaacagcattttactttgtaataaaatgcatttaattaaacCTTACATGTATTTCACatatgatcatttattttaatagaaGAACACTGGTAATTGCCTAAATGAATATGTTAGTGAGCATGTTATCCAACAAGGATGAagcatacaaaaaaacaaaattctttATGTTGGTTTTTTCATGGCAACTAATTTCTGACATTTGAGCAGTGTCTTGTACTGGTGTAATAAAGGTCCCCAGAAGTGACTTTCAAACAACACTATAAACACATGACATGGACATTTAGCTGTTTTATAAATTCCTGAGTGACTATAAGATCATGTGAGCATTGCTCACTGAAAGTGATTTATTCCTGCTTTAATCCTGCTTGTTTTACGGTGGGAAAACACTTGAGCAAGACTCGAGGAGCTCTGGACAGCTCTACTGCACAGGAGATTAGAACTGCACGCCTGTGTCGATGTCCTGCAAATGGAGCACACTAGTTACCCGCTGGTGGGGTGttctatctttttttcttgaaaaGGACACATGCAGCAAATGGAACTAAGTTATAAAGGAAAAAGATGCTGAGGTGAAGATATATAGTGCCAAACAAGCAAAAGATTActtcctgtatgaatgtgtgcatgcgcttCATAGCTATGGATACTGTTAGAGTACTCAACACATATGCAGTCTGTTCCCAAACATGCTTTGCTTGATTGTGAAGGACATTCTTCTCCACCTTTGTCAATATTTCTCAAAATAGCACCAAATAGTCTcttgctaaataaatatttttaacatttgttctTTTGATATTTACtcttaaaacaaatacaaagcaaTAGACAAAAATTACAGTAAGCCAAATGatacaaaaattatttacatattgtatgtattgcCAAAAAATGGaaggtacatttttaaaagtgtagGCTTCTGTGTTCAGTGGTCCAGGATTATGAGATTATGGAGTAACAAACTATTAAGGACATGTTGGTTTAATAGAGTGAGTCCAGTCAGTGGCAGAAAAGACTTAACTGCTGTCTGTTTATGCAACAACATGAACCTCTTTTAGAGGTGATTCTCCGGCGCTGCCATCCATCCATGCCCTTCCCAGaaataagaaaagaagaagaaagtgaAAGGAATAAGATGTTTGAACCTGCGGCTTTAGAGACTTAAATCACTTTGATGCCTTTGGCAGTCGATGGTATGCCGCAAAGTAATGGAAGCGGTGCCAAATTCTACCATGATATGAATGTGTGATGTTTAGTCACTGCACACTGAGGTCCAACGgagaatacacacactgataaaataCTAGAttagcaggggtgtgtgtgaagtgtgcagGCATGTCTCAGgacaccctccctccctgtgaGGCTGCAACATCTGGCAGTGAAACAGCCAAAGCGAAGACGAAGTGTCGTTTTTGTGTTCTGTAACTGTgcgagagcacacacacacacacacacacacacacacacaccacaagtaACAAGTACGGGGGACAGAGAACCATATGGGAGAGCGCAGAGAAGAAAGAGCAGAACCCACATCACGGTTGTTCTTTCAACGTGAGAGGCCACAAATTGTTTGGTTCTCTAGCTCTTTGTTTTTGAGTGAAGAAGTGACCTGTGGGTGGTTCCATATCTTGTACTTAAGCAGAGCACATACTCCGAACAGTTGCCTAGGCGATGCGGGTGTGGTTCGCTCTCAGAAGTTCTTCATACAGACGTTGCAGCGGCTAACGTTTTGTGCTTCTCCTCTGAGGGTCGTCGTATCAGGGCCGGAGCCAAATCCCTCCCTGCTCACGGTGAGCCAGAAAGTGTAGATGCTCTCGGAGTAGCTACAGGTACCCTGGGAGCCCTCGCATTCCAAggttgggtgggtgtggaaAAGCTGCAGACAGCTTCCTGATGACCTCAGCGTCGGGCCACCGGCATCGTCTCCGGAGCCTGTGTGCTAGAGAGAGACAACGGCGTCAGCTCATGTGAAAATTATGGAAATGTGGCTTGAATCTTACGTTTAGACACAATTGCATTCCCACATACTTCACCCTGTACCACATCGAAGTGAACACTGCTCACCCTGTACAACGatgtgaacaccacacacagatcaTAAAATATTATGGATATGGATCgcttacatttacataacatgtacacacattttcCACACAGGTTCACTACATGCatttaccacacacaaacacacggactAACCATAAAGAAGGAATATCCATGCCAAAGGCTTTTCCATTCTGGGGGGCAGTCAGGTAAGGAGGTGGTCTGGCTGTGAAGGGAGATAGCAGGTGAGTggacctcacacaccacacacctgctgaTGAGTGGCTCGATGTCAAGCTCTGACACAGACAACATGGGTGACGATGCTGTGGTCGACAGCCAATAGGATTTGTCGTTGTGGCTGGCGTAGTTACATGTGCCCAGGTTACAGGAGGAGAATGGTATGGTGCTGAAGAACTGTACACACGAACCTGCCTGACCTGATATACATGCGCAAgcacccacatgcacgcacacacacacacacacacacacaaatatagataAAACAGACAATGGTAAAGATCAGGGTGTTACAGTCCAAGCAAGGAGACCTAcggcactgcacagtttagggTTATTCCTCCGAAATTCCCGATTCCTCTCCTGAGTCATCTCTTAGTAAAAAACTACTGACCTAAACCAGATACTTAGTTTAGAAAGACCTGCCAGTCTCAGTATAATATaaccagcagagagacagagggatgcATGTATTGCACTATGTGAGCTCTGATAATGTCCGATATTCCACTCTGTTAGATCTGGTAAAGCCGGTAATGAAACGTGTGCTGCTACTTTGCTGTTATTAATTGCATGATTACATTCAGCATTTAGGTCGTGCGTGTGGTGTTTGAGGCAGGCAGATACCAAGGTCCTGTTTGTGCACTTTCTCTTGCCCTTTAAGGTAAAGCAAGCTGTATCCTTCCCATAGTTTCAGCGTATTCAGTGGGCACTCAGGTACTTTTGCTGATTGGCTATGTTTAACCAATAGGAAGCCAAAGTTGAACCTTGATCTTCTCCCCGGGGGTCCAGTGTCTCCAGGGGGCCCTCGGGCACCTAGATTGAGACAGggggcgagagacagagagaaagatagtaGAGATgagttatttttgtgtgtaatttGCCTACATAAATCtaatttctttatatatttgaGCCAGATATTGAAGAGCTAAATGACCCTGCTTGTCAAGTCTAGTTGAGCTTGGTATCAGCCAACCCCAACAACAAATAGATAATAAATATGATAAAGAATTCAGTCTGGGCTATTATGACCTTCGTAAAATGTGCCATGAGTTAAAAACCAGAAGGCTAATTGCtatgcaaacacacgcacacacacacacacacacccttaatcCCCATTAATCCTCTTGGACCCATTTCCCCGGGATCTCCAGGGATTCCAGTGCTTCCTGGGTTTCCTGATGAACCTAGGTGTCCTGTTGCTCCCTTCTCCCCTTTCTCCCCtggaatgaaaaataaagaatgatgAGAGGAAGCCAGGGGAAACTAAAAATTCCCCATGACCACACAGACCTTCcgtttttttatattttttatatgtgaCTGaccatgtgtgtacatgcgaaTGTTTGCGTGTCTGagcatctgtgtatgtgtgagcacaAGTGGGTCTGCACCTTCTGGACCCTGTTGGCCAGGTGGTCCTTGATTTCCCAGGGAGCCCTGGAGGCCTTGGGAACCATGGAGGCCAGGGGGACCTGGAATAGGGTTTGCTTTCTTCAAAATGACATCACCAGATTTTCCTTTAGGACCTTGAGcgagagagaaataagaaagGTGCAGTTTTTGATGTATTTGATTTCTTGAACCGATGTATTTTTGTCTATGTATAGAGTATCTGCTagttgttcagtggtggtctgCTCAGGCCAAGGGTTCCTTAATAAGTGCTGACCTGGGTCTCCTTGAACTCCTTTAGGGCCATTTGGCCCACAGGGGCCTGGATCTCCACACATACCCTGGGGTCCAGGCTCTCCACTATACCCCAGGTCTCCTTTCGCACCTCATGAAATGGATAAAACCCAAGTATAGTGCACAGCTCTGATTCCAGTACATACTGACTCCAACCACAAACTGAACATCTAAATGTTACCTTTATCTCCTGGACTGCCTGGAGGTCCTGCAATCCCTTGGGGGCCAGGAGGCCCTCGCTGCCCTTTATATCCAGGGTTACCTTTTTGTCCTGGTTCACCATTGTCTCCATTGATTGGAATTGCCAGACCTGATGGTCCTCTAGGCCCCGGTTGTCCTAAACACAACCCACAGTCACACAGGGGTCACAGACTAGTACCTGACCATTGCTTGTGCTGACTATGGTATTGCGATATGTACCAATTCTGCATATATAAAAAAGTTGATCACCAGAAGAGGTTACGGTGGTTTACCACTCAGTTAACGTAGGAACTGGAATCTGGAGGTCATTCTAAATGAGGGTTAATGAGCTTTGTATAACAGGCCTGTCCTTACTATTAAGATTGACAGACAAAGATGACAGAGATGGTTATGGCTACATCAGCTGGGCGACTGGACTTGACTGTTACATCTTCCAGTAGCACTCAAGGTTCACACTGAAA includes the following:
- the LOC118242576 gene encoding collagen alpha-2(IV) chain-like, producing MVPKASRAPWEIKDHLANRVQKVQTHLCSHIHRCSDTQTFAWEKGEKGATGHLGSSGNPGSTGIPGDPGEMGPRGLMGIKGARGPPGDTGPPGRRSRFNFGFLLVKHSQSAKVPECPLNTLKLWEGYSLLYLKGQEKVHKQDLGQAGSCVQFFSTIPFSSCNLGTCNYASHNDKSYWLSTTASSPMLSVSELDIEPLISRCVVCEVHSPAISLHSQTTSLPDCPPEWKSLWHGYSFFMHTGSGDDAGGPTLRSSGSCLQLFHTHPTLECEGSQGTCSYSESIYTFWLTVSREGFGSGPDTTTLRGEAQNVSRCNVCMKNF